One Cygnus atratus isolate AKBS03 ecotype Queensland, Australia chromosome 6, CAtr_DNAZoo_HiC_assembly, whole genome shotgun sequence DNA segment encodes these proteins:
- the NXPH2 gene encoding neurexophilin-2, with product MVPLRPLVVLQGVLLQLVFCDANQVVQATDVLDWEDKDAAETLVDNVVHSRIINPLRLFVKPSPVLKHGQVSYSDSTENFWDWLSNITEVQESLARTKRRPIVKTGKFKKMFGWGDFHSNIKTVKLNLLITGKIVDHGNGTFSVYFRHNSTGLGNVSVSLVPPSKVVEFESSPQSTLETKESKSFNCRIEYEKTDRAKKTALCNFDPSKICYQEQTQSHVSWLCSKPFKVICIYIAFYSVDYKLVQKVCPDYNYHSETPYLSSG from the coding sequence gTATTTTGTGACGCTAATCAAGTCGTGCAAGCCACAGATGTGCTGGACTGGGAAGACAAGGATGCTGCAGAGACATTGGTCGACAACGTGGTCCACTCCAGGATCATCAATCCCTTACGCCTGTTTGTTAAGCCATCTCCAGTACTGAAACACGGCCAGGTGTCCTACTcagacagcacagaaaacttTTGGGATTGGTTGTCCAACATCACGGAGGTTCAGGAATCTCTCGCACGAACTAAACGCAGACCTATCGTAAAAACGGGGAAATTCAAGAAGATGTTTGGATGGGGCGACTTCCACTCTAACATCAAAACTGTTAAACTGAACCTCCTGATCACAGGGAAAATCGTTGATCATGGCAACGGCACCTTCAGTGTTTATTTCCGACATAACTCCACAGGTCTCGGGAACGTTTCTGTAAGCCTGGTGCCACCTTCCAAGGTGGTTGAGTTTGAGTCGTCTCCACAGTCAACGCTGGAGACCAAGGAATCCAAGTCCTTCAATTGCCGGATCGAGTACGAAAAAACAGATCGCGCTAAAAAAACTGCCTTGTGCAATTTCGACCCCTCCAAGATCTGCTATCAAGAGCAGACTCAAAGCCATGTCTCCTGGTTGTGTTCTAAACCCTTTAAAGTTATCTGCATTTACATTGCTTTTTACAGCGTAGATTACAAACTGGTGCAGAAGGTCTGTCCTGATTACAACTACCATAGCGAGACGCCGTACCTGTCCTCTGGCTGA